The following coding sequences lie in one Cydia fagiglandana chromosome 27, ilCydFagi1.1, whole genome shotgun sequence genomic window:
- the LOC134677896 gene encoding protein dj-1beta-like isoform X2 — translation MSKTALVILAQGAEEMETVITVDMLRRSGVTVTVAGLDGSAPVLCSRQITLVPDKALADALADTPQYDAVILPGGLEGSDRLSKSSVVGTLLKEHEKAGKIVAAICAAPTAFVAHGIGRGKRVTSYPTTKDKITDDYTYVEGERVVVDGNVVTSRGPGTAYWFGLSLIEQLVGKEKADQVEKGMVISSY, via the exons ATGTCCAAGACAGCCCTAGTGATCCTGGCGCAGGGAGCCGAGGAGATGGAGACGGTCATCACAGTTGACATGCTCAGGAGGAGCGGA GTGACCGTCACGGTAGCAGGTCTCGACGGGAGCGCCCCCGTGCTGTGCTCACGCCAAATCACTCTCGTCCCCGATAAGGCTTTAGCTGACGCTTTGGCCGACACTCCTCAATATGACGCG GTGATCCTGCCCGGAGGTCTCGAGGGGTCCGACCGTCTGTCCAAGTCGTCGGTCGTGGGTACTCTGCTCAAGGAACATGAGAAGGCAGGGAAAATTGTCGCTGCTATCTGCGCTG CTCCTACTGCGTTCGTGGCGCATGGAATCGGTCGCGGCAAGCGCGTCACGTCATACCCCACTACTAAAGACAAGATCACTGATGACTACACCTATGTTGAAGGCGAGAGGGTGGTCGTAGACGGCAACGTGGTTACTAGCAGG ggtCCCGGCACGGCATACTGGTTTGGACTCTCTCTCATCGAGCAGCTGGTCGGCAAAGAGAAGGCGGACCAAGTGGAAAAAGGCATGGTCATCAGCTCCTACTAA
- the LOC134677896 gene encoding protein dj-1beta-like isoform X1: protein MYLARKVLLQISPVLTNLVPNKQATVISSGFGIFEKRFSSNMSKTALVILAQGAEEMETVITVDMLRRSGVTVTVAGLDGSAPVLCSRQITLVPDKALADALADTPQYDAVILPGGLEGSDRLSKSSVVGTLLKEHEKAGKIVAAICAAPTAFVAHGIGRGKRVTSYPTTKDKITDDYTYVEGERVVVDGNVVTSRGPGTAYWFGLSLIEQLVGKEKADQVEKGMVISSY, encoded by the exons atgtatttagCCCGGAAAGTTCTTTTGCAAATATCACCTGTTTTAACAAATCTTGTGCCAAATAAGCAAGCAACTGTTATTTCAAGTGGATTTGGCATCTTTGAGAAAAG GTTCTCCAGCAACATGTCCAAGACAGCCCTAGTGATCCTGGCGCAGGGAGCCGAGGAGATGGAGACGGTCATCACAGTTGACATGCTCAGGAGGAGCGGA GTGACCGTCACGGTAGCAGGTCTCGACGGGAGCGCCCCCGTGCTGTGCTCACGCCAAATCACTCTCGTCCCCGATAAGGCTTTAGCTGACGCTTTGGCCGACACTCCTCAATATGACGCG GTGATCCTGCCCGGAGGTCTCGAGGGGTCCGACCGTCTGTCCAAGTCGTCGGTCGTGGGTACTCTGCTCAAGGAACATGAGAAGGCAGGGAAAATTGTCGCTGCTATCTGCGCTG CTCCTACTGCGTTCGTGGCGCATGGAATCGGTCGCGGCAAGCGCGTCACGTCATACCCCACTACTAAAGACAAGATCACTGATGACTACACCTATGTTGAAGGCGAGAGGGTGGTCGTAGACGGCAACGTGGTTACTAGCAGG ggtCCCGGCACGGCATACTGGTTTGGACTCTCTCTCATCGAGCAGCTGGTCGGCAAAGAGAAGGCGGACCAAGTGGAAAAAGGCATGGTCATCAGCTCCTACTAA